The following are encoded in a window of Candida dubliniensis CD36 chromosome 4, complete sequence genomic DNA:
- a CDS encoding mitochondrial ATPase, putative (Similar to S. cerevisiae AFG1;~In S. cerevisiae: may act as a chaperone in the degradation of misfolded or unassembled cytochrome c oxidase subunits; localized to matrix face of the mitochondrial inner membrane), with product MRSIRYSSLVKIKIPYQKSYFHTTTTKRVQNSINSNDNNSFKNITPLELYNQRVSENKLRDDPYQRKIITSLSKLHEKLTSYIPPKVITPSISDLTPKITIAKIFSSFLGKSSAKNNNNTPSSLLVDEQTLLTVSNEVRGIYLYGDVGCGKTMLMDLFYDTIPKNLPKKRLHFHQFMQNLHKRSHQLKIQYKSKNNNNNGSGSGSGSGSHNDIDVIPLLASEIAQTSTILCFDEFQVTDVADAMLLRRLMMLLLSPKFGVILFATSNRAPDDLYLNGIQRVSFIPCIKLIKRQCHIIYLNSPTDYRKIPKPISSVYYFPKPGLKWDSKINKNNCLKHIESWYEYFNASASASASASASASASASASASASASASASASSDKQNIKLKNYKVEVWGRQLNVPICSPPYVAQFTFHELCGTPMAAGDYLALAQSFQSFIITDIPYLSIDVRDQVRRFITFLDAIYDNHGRIAVTSANSFKDLFVEPEIIEKNNYYELHQKNDPKKNDMDACDEDEEEEDDELVIKHGFDKSIARKAKMFVNDEERFAFARALSRLSQMSTTEWIDQVRDI from the coding sequence atGAGGTCAATAAGATATTCATCATTggttaaaattaaaatcccatatcaaaaatcatatttccatacaacaacaaccaagcGAGTACAAAATTCGATTAATTccaatgataataattcattcaaaaatattaCTCCATTAGAATTATATAATCAACGAGTTTCTGAAAATAAACTTCGTGATGATCCATATCAAAGGAAAATCATTacttcattatcaaaattacATGAAAAATTAACTTCATATATTCCACCAAAAGTAATTACTCCATCAATTTCTGATTTGACTCCAAAAATAACTATAGCGAAAATATTCAGTTCCTTTTTAGGTAAATCTTCTGccaaaaataataacaatactCCTTCATCTTTATTAGTTGATGAACAAACATTATTGACTGTTAGTAATGAAGTTCGAGggatttatttatatgGAGATGTTGGATGTGGTAAAACCATGTTAATGGATTTATTTTATGATACAATACCTAAAAATTTACCTAAAAAAAGATTACATTTCCATCAATTTATGCAAAATTTACATAAACGAtctcatcaattaaaaattcaatataaatctaagaataataataataatggtagtggtagtggtagtggtagtggtagtcataatgatattgatgttATACCCTTATTAGCAAGTGAAATTGCTCaaacatcaacaattttatgTTTTGATGAATTTCAAGTGACAGATGTAGCTGATGCCATGTTATTACGTCGATTAATGatgttattattactgCCAAAATTTGGGGTTATATTATTTGCTACATCAAATCGAGCCCCCgatgatttatatttaaatgGAATTCAAAGAGTTAGTTTTATTCCTTgtattaaattaattaaacgTCAATGtcatataatttatttaaattctcCAACTGATTATAGAAAAATTCCTAAACCAATTTCATCAGTTTATTATTTCCCTAAACCAGGATTAAAATGGGATCtgaaaattaataaaaataattgtttaaaacATATTGAATCATGGTATGAATATTTCAATGCTTCTGCTTCTGCTTCCGCTTCTGCTTCTGCTTCTGCTTCTGCTTCTGCTTCTGCTTCTGCTTCTGCTTCTGCCTCTGCTTCTGCTTCTGCTTCTAgtgataaacaaaatattaaattaaaaaattataaagtTGAAGTTTGGGGACGTCAATTAAATGTACCAATTTGTTCACCACCTTATGTTGCTCAATTTACATTTCATGAATTATGTGGTACTCCAATGGCAGCAGGAGATTATTTAGCTTTAGCTCAAAGTTTCCaatcatttattataaCTGATATACCTTATTTAAGTATTGATGTTCGTGATCAAGTTAGAAGATTTATAACATTTTTAGATGCAATTTATGATAATCATGGTAGAATTGCTGTAACTAGTgctaattcatttaaagatttatttgttgaaccagaaattattgaaaaaaataattattatgaattacatcaaaaaaatgatCCAAAAAAGAACGACATGGATGCTTGTGATgaagacgaagaagaagaagacgatGAATTGGTGATTAAACATGGATTTGATAAACTGATTGCTAGAAAGGCAAAAATGTttgttaatgatgaagaaagaTTTGCTTTTGCTAGAGCATTAAGTCGATTATCACAAATGAGTACAACTGAATGGATAGATCAAGTTAGAGATATATAA
- a CDS encoding subunit of DNA primase, putative (Similar to S. cerevisiae PRI2;~synthesizes small RNA primers for Okazaki fragment synthesis; required for DNA synthesis and double-strand break repair) translates to MSDTTIMSFLFFFFFSRVVPNNTTRHDTTHTRGILLQWKDFINIYSILLLLLLLFLLLPSSFLFFFFFLLLLVHSNMFRQSKRRTAGRRNFEDNNNNNNNNNLDEPEISKYLNPSSLYNSRLSFYDLPPIQEITLEQFETWAIDRLKILIEIESCLARSKSLKEIESYIKPLLLKYLPLNPSPGLLSTTTTTIDSQSNNNYILERMKDHYSHFILRLVFCRNEELRKNFIKNETILFKIRYNLLQPKEQQEFIELNHHKLNWQYITSEEKIQLNQQLFNSSGNLIKNQFLLDGENLTNDQLKKFIMFKENFIKLPFEKISTNNLINNRSIYLFKGYGYLPSCLQLNLLSIEFNKILNDNLIKTFQTIPILEEDDRLLPLLNNLSKNFKNFQYEYEYDQNQINNNNNDNLNSDINAKSIITSKIINHYPLCAQNLQRNLIINSHLKYGGRQQLGLFLKGIGLNIDEAIKFWSYQFTKSNSLSLETFNKDYKYNIRHQYGLEGARINYKPWDCSIILSKPRPNYKNLEYHGCPYRDFNLDVLINNLNNMGITDQQDLNTIIDDVNKHDYTIACTRVFELTHEKQLKKIKEKNNNNNINSMMHINHPNLYFDRSRQLERSENKDKEVKVVSGGDGGVGGDGGDDDVSNE, encoded by the coding sequence ATGTCGGACACCACAATAATGtcgtttcttttttttttttttttttcacgCGTCGTACCAAACAACACGACACGACACGACACGACACACACGCGTGgaattcttcttcaatggAAAGATTTTATCAACATCTATtctattcttcttcttcttcttcttctttttcttcttcttccttcttccttcttattcttcttcttcttccttcttcttcttgttcattCAAACATGTTTAGACAACTGAAAAGACGTACTGCTGGTAGAAGAAATTttgaagataataataataataataataataataatcttgatGAACCAGAAATTTCTAAATATCTTAATCCTTCATcattatataattcaaGATTATCATTTTATGATTTACCACCAATACAAGAAATTACATTAGAACAATTTGAAACTTGGGCTATTGATagattaaaaattttaattgaaattgaatcatgTTTAGCTCGatctaaatcattaaaagaaattgaatcatatattaaaccattattattaaaatatttaccATTAAATCCATCACCAggattattatcaacaacaacaacaacaatagattcacaatcaaataataattatatattagAAAGAATGAAAGATCATTATAGTCATTTTATTCTTCGATTAGTTTTTTGTCgtaatgaagaattaagaaaaaattttattaaaaatgaaacgatattatttaaaattagatataatttattacaaccaaaagaacaacaagaatttattgaattaaatcatcataaattaaattggcAATATATTACAtcagaagaaaaaattcaattaaatcaacaattatttaattctaGTGggaatttaattaaaaatcaatttttattagaTGGAGAAAATTTAACTaatgatcaattaaaaaaatttataatgtttaaagaaaattttattaaattaccatttgaaaaaatttctactaataatttaattaataatcgatcaatttatttatttaaaggTTATGGATATTTACCTAGTTGTTtacaattaaatttattatcaattgaatttaataaaattttaaatgataatttaattaaaactttccaaacaattccaattttagaagaagatgatagATTATTACCTTTacttaataatttatcgaaaaattttaaaaattttcaatatgaatatgaatatgatcaaaatcaaattaataacaataataatgataatttaaattctgATATAAATGCAAAACTGATAATAActtcaaaaattattaatcattATCCATTATGTGCTCAAAATTTACAAcgaaatttaattattaattctcATTTAAAATATGGTGGTAGACAACAATTAggattatttttaaaaggTATTGgattaaatattgatgaagcTATTAAATTTTGGTCTTatcaatttacaaaatcaaattctttatcattagAAACTTTCAATAaagattataaatataatattcgTCATCAATATGGTTTAGAAGGTGcaagaattaattataaACCTTGGGATTGTTCTATTATATTATCTAAACCTCGTCCtaattataaaaatttggaatatCATGGTTGTCCATATCgtgattttaatttagatgtattaattaataatttaaataatatggGGATAACTGATCAACAAGATTTAAATacaattattgatgatgttaaTAAACATGATTATACTATTGCTTGTACAAGAGTATTTGAATTAACTCatgaaaaacaattgaaaaaaattaaagaaaaaaataataataataatatcaattcaatGATGCATATTAATCATccaaatttatattttgataGATCAAGACAATTAGAAAGAAGtgaaaataaagataaagaagTTAAGGTTGttagtggtggtgatggtggtgttggtggtgatggtggtgatgatgatgtgtCTAATGAGTAA
- the CEK1 gene encoding ERK-family protein kinase, putative (In C. albicans: regulates mating and invasive hyphal growth under some conditions) produces the protein MMNIDQHHQLQQQHQHQQQMLQQQQQAQAQVQAQQQAQQQAAAAAAATTAANAAAAAGATSSTTPRQVSFNVSDHYQILEIVGEGAYGIVCSAIHKPSQQKVAIKKIEPFERSMLCLRTLRELKLLKHFNHENIISILAIQRPINYELFNEIYLIQELMETDLHRVIRSQNLSDDHIQYFIYQTLRALKAMHSANILHRDLKPSNLLLNSNCDLKICDFGLARSIASQEDNYGFMTEYVATRWYRAPEIMLTFQEYTTAIDVWSVGCILAEMLNGRPLFPGRDYHNQLWLIMEVLGTPNMEDYYNIKSKRAREYIRSLPFCKKIPFNELFANNNSSNKNINPLALDLLEKLLIFNPIKRITVEDALKHPYLQLYHDPNDEPISNKIPEDFFDFDKKKDQLSIEDLKKLLYEEIMKPL, from the coding sequence atgatgaatatagatcaacatcatcagcttcaacaacaacatcaacatcaacaacaaatgttacaacaacaacaacaggcTCAAGCACAGGTACAGGCTCAACAACAGGCTCAACAACaggcagcagcagcagcagcagcaacaacagcagctaacgctgctgctgctgctggtgCTACTTCTTCTACTACTCCTCGTCAAGTATCATTCAATGTTTCTgatcattatcaaattttagAAATTGTTGGAGAAGGAGCTTATGGTATAGTTTGTTCAGCTATTCATAAACCTTCACAACAAAAAGTTgctattaaaaaaattgaaccaTTTGAAAGAAGTATGTTATGTTTAAGAACTTTAAgagaattaaaattattaaaacattttaatcatgaaaatattattagtataTTAGCAATTCAAAGACCAATTAATtatgaattatttaatgaaatttatttaattcaagaattaatgGAAACTGATTTACATCGAGTTATACGAAGTCAAAATTTATCTGATGATCATAtacaatattttatttatcaaactTTAAGAGCTCTTAAAGCTATGCATTCAGCTAATATATTACATCGAGATTTAAAACCTctgaatttattattaaattcaaattgtgatttaaaaatttgtGATTTTGGTTTAGCAAGATCAATTGCTTCACAAGAAGATAATTATGGATTTATGACAGAATATGTTGCTACTAGATGGTATAGAGCTCCAGAAATTATGTTAACTTTCCAAGAATATACAACAGCAATTGATGTTTGGTCAGTAGGTTGTATATTAGCAGAAATGTTAAATGGTAGACCTTTATTCCCTGGTAGAGATtatcataatcaattatGGTTAATTATGGAAGTTTTAGGTACTCCTAATATGGaagattattataatattaaatctAAACGAGCAAGAGAATATATTAGAAGTTTACcattttgtaaaaaaatcccttttaatgaattatttgccaataacaatagtaGTAACAAGAATATTAATCCTTTAGCATTAgatttattagaaaaattattaatttttaatcctattaaaagaattactGTTGAAGATGCTTTAAAACATCCTTATTTACAATTATATCATGATCCTAATGATGAACCAATTAGTAATAAAATTCCTGAAGATTTTTTcgattttgataaaaaaaaagatcaattatcaattgaagatttaaaaaaattgttatatgaagaaattatgaAACCATtatag
- a CDS encoding conserved hypothetical protein (possibly Candida-specific) produces MDDNNLYDISLTSTTKRTICQQQLPPLPQAPPPPPSHPLSRNSTNNFSSTSLSLSSPSTSIPKRVPSLPTLNETSNSSTSIKRPGDYYIQKINSSKSSLNFSPQQQQQHQQLMMKQRMSTDSLTSAQSSISDDHSIISSQFDGVASTSSTAASTNTPDSRLNSMTSDSFKDSTVILDSSLDSSSTISQPNTSTASTTITNQVLPQPHKTNIKSSSTSHIPTITPKIRRAHSISAMQTLTRTKSKFISSSEAKQRQKLRKKKYDENDNDDYDDEEISEEFLFNVPIIKNKAELYSLTSANSSKISHENLSGNSYNNNNKNHGSANSSSVTILSRNDLVSDRDQYCTIKPCPLPGKLGSSTDLLSSVGNRPTSHNDESIIEEEEEEEEEEEEQQQDKQQLGEVGLGIVNDDTTIISNITTYYNQQVEMKNKLARQNVMYKIPNFIKSNSSLEDLHLISLEKLSVVDPTRPSHLPPKSLDERRKHNQQIDKILHNKNNSSPHLIKSPTKSNFGINNNTNDSNNNDNNNAVTYNQEFMTLIEELQQQQCSSDSKLFIKKFQSQRDMIRTFAWTSNIPNDQCFQFLLKILSLNQSCQDSLNTIKNSFLLFENKFNNLPESIKSNKMMEFNKLCHDIIMKKPLFETIPLIEQIEFMEKLKSIWNIKAISESGLNQDEILLIAILLRIFPTKSCQDIYCLLELINQEVLTKEFKQKFNNNVLKWNNMNQLYKFQILPGEFENLSFNSILQILLQFNDQLPLSLSAPTTPIIGPPTDTTSTSTTTTTTELKSCSVQLIIKLFTLLIIYSFSYKTKFKNNLKILETFIMIIFNYYHLNWNNLNQLIKENKSIRLNYTCNQLINLNSFIDKWKYIFKKN; encoded by the coding sequence ATGGATGATAATAACTTATATGATATCTCATTAACTTCAACAACTAAAAGAACGATATGTCAACAACAGTTACCGCCACTACCACAAGCCCCTCCTCCTCCCCCTTCCCATCCATTATCACGTAATTCTACAAATAATTTCAGTAGTACTTccttatcattatcatcacctTCAACTTCTATACCAAAGAGAGTCCCTTCATTACCCACATTGAATGAAACTAGTAATTCTTCCACTCTGATTAAACGTCCTGGtgattattatattcagaaaataaattcatcGAAGAGTTCACTAAATTTTTCtcctcaacaacaacaacaacatcaacaattaatgatgaaacaAAGAATGTCAACTGATTCGCTCACATCAGCacaatcatcaatatcagatgatcattcaattatttcatCTCAATTTGATGGAGTGGCTAGTACTAGTTCAACGGCGGCATCTACTAATACTCCTGATTCAAGATTAAATTCCATGACTTCTGATTCTTTTAAAGATAGCACAGTAATTCTTGATTCTAGTTTAGATCTGCTGAGTACCATATCTCAACCAAACACTAGTACTGCTAGTACTACTATTACCAATCAAGTACTACCACAACCACATAAAACTAATATTAAATCATCTTCAACTTCACATATACCTACCATTACACCCAAAATCAGAAGAGCTCATTCAATTTCTGCCATGCAAACTTTAACTCGTACTAAAAGTAAATTTATATCATCTAGTGAAGCCAAACAACGACAAAAATTAcgtaaaaagaaatatgatgaaaatgataatgatgattatgatgatgaagaaattctggaagaatttttattcaatgtccccataattaaaaataaagcagaattatattcattaaCGTCCGCCAATTCAAGTAAAATATCTCATGAAAATTTAAGTGGTAATagttataataataataataagaatcaTGGTTCGgcaaattcatcatcagtaacaatattatcaagaaaTGATCTTGTTTCAGATCGTGATCAATATTGTACTATAAAGCCTTGTCCATTACCTGGGAAATTAGGATCACTGAcagatttattatcaagtGTTGGTAATAGACCAACATCACATAATGATGAAAGtattattgaagaagaagaagaagaagaggaagaagaggaagaacaacaacaagacaAGCAACAATTGGGTGAAGTTGGTTTGGGGAttgttaatgatgataCAACAATTATATCCAATATAACAACTTATTATAATCAACAAgttgaaatgaaaaataaattagcTCGTCAAAATGTCATGTATAAAATTcctaattttattaaatctaATAGTTCATTAGAAGATCTTCATTTAATATCACTTGAAAAATTAAGTGTTGTTGATCCTACTAGACCAAGTCATTTACCACCAAAATCATTAgatgaaagaagaaaacataatcaacaaattgataagATTTTAcataataagaataatagTTCACCtcatttaattaaatcaccCACGAAATCCAATTTCggtattaataataatactaatgattctaacaataatgataataataatgctGTTACATATAATCAAGAATTTATGACCTTAATAGAagaattacaacaacaacaatgttCACTGGATTcgaaattatttattaaaaaattccAATCTCAACGTGATATGATTCGAACATTTGCATGGACACTGAATATACCTAATGATCAATGtttccaatttcttttaaaaatattatcattaaatcAAAGTTGTCAAGATTCTTTAAATACAATAAagaattcatttttattgtttgaaaataaatttaataatttacctgaatcaattaaatctaataaaatgatggaatttaataaattatgtcatgatataataatgaagaaaccATTATTTGAAACTATTCCATTAATagaacaaattgaatttatggaaaaattaaaactgATTTGGAATATTAAAGCTATATCTGAATCAGGTTTAAATCAAgatgaaatattattaattgctATATTATTAAGAATTTTCCCCACGAAATCATGTCAAgatatttattgtttattagaattaattaatcaagaAGTTTTAACTaaagaatttaaacaaaaatttaataataatgttttaAAATGGAATAAtatgaatcaattatataaatttcaaattttaccaggtgaatttgaaaatttatcatttaattcaattttacaAATTTTATTACAATTTAATGATCAATTACCATTAAGTTTAAGTGCTCCAACAACTCCAATAATTGGTCCACCAACCGACACCACCTCCACCtcaacaaccaccaccaccaccgaGTTGAAATCTTGTTCAgttcaattaattattaaattatttacattattaatcatttattcattttcttataaaacaaaatttaaaaataatcttaaaattttagaaacttttataatgataatttttaattattatcatttaaattggaataatttaaatcaattaattaaagaaaataaatcaattcgATTAAATTATACTtgtaatcaattaattaatttgaattcatttattgataaatggaaatatatttttaaaaaaaattaa
- a CDS encoding Ino eighty subunit protein 6, putative (Similar to S. cerevisiae ISE6;~component of the INO80 chromatin remodeling complex, putative) has translation MSNTPGRSMSSTPITTTTTTQVNLHELSEITTKSHSFKQNPNRKQPPNRRYKPSRQLISDELKYIQSKLNSNSNSNSNSNSNSNSNLKKFDINTPTYNSIMSPPSLKPSMKYCDITGLPTNYKCPSNQLRFYNLEIYQEIIKNMPAGLDQEYLQLRGANVILK, from the coding sequence aTGTCAAATACTCCAGGTCGTTCAATGTCAAGTACtccaataacaacaactactacAACTCAAGTCAATCTTCATGAATTACTGGAAATCACTACAAAATCTCATTCATTTAAACAAAATCCTAATAGAAAACAACCACCAAATAGAAGATATAAACCAAGTCGACAATTAATATctgatgaattaaaatatattcaatcaaaattaaattcaaattcaaattcaaattctaattctaattcaaattcaaattcaaatttaaaaaaatttgatataaATACACCAACttataattcaataatgtcACCACCAAGTTTAAAACCATCAATGAAATATTGTGATATAACTGGATTACcaacaaattataaatgtccttcaaatcaattaagattttataatttagaaatttatcaagaaattattaaaaatatgCCTGCTGGATTAGATCAAGaatatttacaattaaGAGGAGCTAATGTGatattaaaataa